One Metamycoplasma canadense DNA segment encodes these proteins:
- a CDS encoding DNA-directed RNA polymerase subunit alpha has translation MEKIQKITYKELVAERINDFNTTFVVEPLARGYANTMGTVLRRTLLSSITSLAPFAIKINNVEHEFQTISGLKEDAITLVRNIRNIRFVYNPEFFAKDNLAKISFRSNKEGEIYAYDIPNTPGLEIVNKDQYIANISKNGSLEFDLFLRSGRGFIDFEENKNVISQYGSKLESTIKNGQFLAMDSDFSPIKKCAISFEELNSSSKLIEERLKINVETDGTLYAKEALEQAAKIIVAHFQIIGNIDALETIELFEENKEKKEKDIKASIPIEKLNLTIRSLNALKRAKYNTVEEILKLSDEDLSNIKNLGKKSIEDIIQKRDEWLERTGHLKEENQDDFIIESLDQINNLEEGDL, from the coding sequence ATGGAAAAAATTCAAAAAATTACTTATAAAGAATTAGTCGCCGAAAGAATTAATGATTTTAATACAACATTTGTTGTCGAACCTCTAGCAAGAGGATATGCAAATACAATGGGAACAGTATTAAGAAGAACTTTATTATCTTCAATTACCTCATTAGCACCATTTGCAATTAAAATTAATAATGTCGAACATGAGTTTCAAACAATTTCAGGTTTAAAAGAAGATGCTATTACCTTAGTTAGAAATATAAGAAATATCCGTTTTGTTTATAATCCTGAATTTTTTGCAAAAGATAATTTAGCAAAAATTTCATTTAGATCAAATAAAGAAGGTGAAATTTATGCTTATGATATCCCTAACACACCAGGGTTAGAAATTGTTAATAAAGACCAATATATTGCTAATATTTCTAAAAATGGATCATTGGAATTTGATTTATTTTTAAGAAGTGGTAGAGGATTTATTGATTTTGAAGAAAATAAAAATGTTATTAGTCAATATGGTTCAAAATTAGAATCAACAATTAAAAATGGTCAATTTTTAGCTATGGATAGTGATTTTAGTCCTATTAAAAAATGTGCAATTTCATTTGAAGAATTAAATAGTTCATCAAAATTAATTGAAGAAAGATTAAAAATTAATGTTGAAACTGATGGAACTCTTTATGCAAAAGAAGCATTAGAGCAAGCAGCTAAAATAATTGTTGCTCATTTCCAAATTATTGGGAATATAGATGCTTTGGAAACTATCGAATTATTTGAAGAAAATAAAGAAAAGAAAGAAAAAGATATTAAAGCTTCTATTCCTATTGAAAAATTGAATTTAACAATTAGATCATTGAATGCATTAAAAAGAGCAAAATATAACACAGTTGAAGAAATTTTAAAACTAAGCGACGAGGATTTATCTAATATTAAAAACTTAGGTAAAAAATCTATTGAAGATATTATTCAAAAAAGAGATGAGTGACTAGAAAGAACTGGTCATCTAAAAGAAGAAAATCAAGACGATTTCATAATAGAATCATTGGATCAAATAAATAATTTAGAAGAGGGAGATTTATAA
- the rplQ gene encoding 50S ribosomal protein L17, giving the protein MANPKQLFRRNTEWWNHVERSLVTDLLINGQVKTTLERAKRIRSNAEKMITLGKKNTLSTRRLAAKFLRLIPSKIENKDSLQYLFDVLAPKYKERNGGYTRIIKIDNRAGDNAKMAIIKLV; this is encoded by the coding sequence ATGGCTAACCCAAAACAACTATTCCGTAGAAATACAGAATGATGAAACCATGTAGAAAGATCTTTAGTTACTGATTTATTAATTAATGGACAAGTTAAAACCACTTTAGAAAGAGCAAAAAGAATTAGATCAAACGCTGAAAAAATGATTACTTTAGGAAAGAAAAATACTCTTTCAACCCGTAGACTAGCTGCAAAATTTTTAAGACTTATTCCTTCAAAAATTGAAAACAAGGATTCATTACAATATTTATTTGATGTATTAGCACCAAAATATAAAGAAAGAAATGGTGGATATACAAGAATTATTAAAATTGACAATCGTGCTGGTGATAATGCGAAAATGGCAATTATTAAACTAGTTTAA
- the rpmF gene encoding 50S ribosomal protein L32: MAIVPKRKTSKQRKHLRRSHHALEALILVECKHCKQSIIPHQACKYCGFYKNEKVLKNAINDKIK; the protein is encoded by the coding sequence ATGGCTATAGTTCCTAAAAGAAAAACCTCAAAACAAAGAAAACATTTAAGAAGAAGTCATCACGCATTAGAAGCACTTATTTTAGTTGAATGTAAACATTGTAAACAGTCAATTATTCCTCATCAAGCATGTAAATATTGTGGATTTTATAAAAATGAAAAAGTTTTAAAAAATGCTATTAACGATAAAATTAAATAA
- a CDS encoding putative cysteine peptidase has translation MKIKKILNYLHFLSVPLISLSVPLISSTKGENKFNQNNIKKIKDFLIETEKNNVDNITKKDNKLIYSKIIKDLTNRKILMIIFDNCNSFVDLETMQTLEINFEHYNLEILKKNEITYISLGEIYFKKSNDFLLTNILTNQEINVKNIYLTKAINISDDKIKDVLKKNLNFRKKIKSKNISFKSKDYGNNLPISDWKNSRELNVSTQVPFSWWFATRDSISSAGYDQLGNYGLCEYVALSQLLLYTELFIRPDIFDYEQYNHYIFESNSDNLYYSSPEFKYHYWNSTKKSLTYDLFKMGGEYLNLKTGNYYEYIVKQFIKNKEVLNELEFPHKFGGYYRAWESVKNGIPAILGVATLGGFNHAMIVYGYDDNSDMFLSSKCFGNSKENRILYSYYTKVWGSYYFSIKLKENKEFNNFKKAFIYNEKKFSGNEINEMLKDHNYEYKKL, from the coding sequence ATGAAAATAAAAAAAATTTTAAATTATTTACACTTTTTATCAGTTCCATTAATTAGCTTATCTGTTCCTTTAATTTCTTCTACTAAAGGTGAAAATAAATTTAATCAAAATAATATAAAGAAAATTAAAGATTTTTTAATTGAAACTGAAAAAAATAATGTTGATAACATAACAAAAAAGGACAATAAACTAATTTATTCAAAAATTATAAAAGATTTAACAAATAGAAAAATATTAATGATAATTTTTGATAATTGCAATTCTTTCGTTGACCTTGAAACAATGCAAACATTAGAAATAAATTTTGAACATTATAATTTAGAAATTTTAAAAAAAAATGAAATTACTTATATTTCACTAGGAGAAATATATTTTAAGAAATCTAATGATTTTTTATTAACTAACATTTTAACAAATCAAGAAATTAATGTAAAAAATATTTATTTAACAAAAGCGATTAATATATCAGATGATAAAATAAAAGATGTTTTAAAAAAAAATTTGAATTTTAGAAAAAAAATTAAAAGTAAAAATATTTCTTTCAAAAGTAAGGATTATGGAAATAATTTACCTATTTCCGATTGGAAGAACTCACGTGAATTAAATGTCTCAACTCAAGTTCCTTTTTCTTGATGATTTGCAACTAGAGATTCTATTAGTTCAGCCGGATATGATCAACTTGGAAATTATGGTTTGTGCGAGTATGTCGCATTATCACAGTTACTTTTATATACAGAATTATTTATAAGACCTGATATTTTTGATTACGAACAATATAATCATTATATTTTTGAATCAAATTCAGATAATTTGTATTATTCTTCTCCTGAATTTAAATATCATTATTGAAACTCCACTAAAAAAAGTTTAACATATGATTTGTTTAAAATGGGCGGTGAATATTTGAATTTAAAAACAGGAAATTATTATGAGTATATAGTTAAGCAATTTATAAAAAATAAAGAAGTTTTAAATGAATTAGAATTTCCTCACAAATTTGGTGGATATTATAGAGCTTGAGAATCGGTGAAAAATGGAATACCGGCAATACTTGGTGTTGCAACATTAGGTGGTTTTAATCATGCTATGATAGTTTATGGATATGACGATAACTCTGATATGTTTTTATCATCAAAATGCTTTGGAAATTCAAAAGAAAACAGAATATTATATTCTTATTATACAAAAGTTTGAGGATCATATTATTTTTCGATCAAATTAAAAGAAAACAAAGAATTTAATAATTTTAAAAAAGCTTTCATTTATAACGAAAAAAAATTTAGCGGAAATGAAATTAATGAAATGTTAAAGGACCATAATTATGAATATAAAAAATTATAA